TTGGCATCGGCATCTGCCTCGGCCTTGGATTCGGCGTCCGTTTCCGGTTTGGACACTGCCTTTTCCTTGAGGAGTCCGCGGCGCTTGGCGTCTTCCTCGCGGTAGCGAACGCCGTCAATGACGACGATTTTCACGTCAGACATGGCTTAGCCTCCCTGCACGGTGCCGCGGTGACCGAACACCAGACGGGACGGCTTCCAGATGACCTGGGCGGCACGCAGTTCGGCGCGCACGTAGGTCATGTTGCGCTGGGCGTAGTCCTTGTGCTGGTTGAAGGCCATGATGGACAGGCCCTCGCGGTCCAGCAGTGCGACCTGCTTGAAGTCGCCCAGGAGGAACGTGCCCGGGTCGATGCGCTCCGAGAGGATGCGGGGGCGGCCCCAGAGCGTGCCCGGGCCTATGCTGAACGGGCCCTGACCGAAGAACCGGCCCTCGGCGTCCTGCATCAGGTCGATCTCTTCCTCATCCTCCGGGTTGAGGAGGATCGCGTCGACTCGGCCGCCGTTGAGGCGCGTGACCTTCGTGATGGACCGGCGAACGGCCTTTACGAGGTCGATGGCGCCCGTGCCCGTGAATTCCAGGTCTTGGATGCCGGTGGTGTTCAGGATGCCCTTGGGCTCTCCCGATGCGCCGGAACCGTTGAGGAGCTTGTCCTCGATCACGGAGTCCAGCGAGTACTTCAGCTCGCTGTTCATGTACGTGCCGAACGCTGGTGCATCAGCCAGCAGCTGGTTGGTGACGTCGTAACCGTCCGCGTACGTGTACACCTTCGCGTCTGCCAGTTCCGTGGAGAGCTCCGAAACGGGCTTCAGGGCCGCGTTGTCGGTGCCGGATGTTGCTTCGGGGACGATCTTGGCGTTGCGGGTGACCGCCGTGACTTGGACGTACTCGAAGTTGCCGGCGGTCTCACCGCGGCTGATGACGTCCAGCAGGGTGAGGTTGGGGCGTTCGACCTGGTCCACCATGGGAACACGGATGTTCTGGATCCGGGCCTGCGGGGAGGTGAGGGCCTTGCGGTTCGCGAAGAAGTCCTTCATGGAGCCGATGCGGACGCTGCCGATGTTGATCGGCGTGCCCTGACCGACGCCGGAGGGGTTTTCCTTGCGGAACGTCTGGTACGGGGCGGACTTCATGAAGCGTTCGCCCAGCGGGACCTCGGAGAGGTCGTCCGCGCCCTTCTCAGCAGAGTTGTCGGACTTCCCGAACTCAACGATGTCCTGCAGAGCCTTTTCGGACTTCGCGATGGACTCGATGCGGTTCTTCAGCTCGAGCGCCTCGGCGCCTTTCGCTTCGATGTCCGAGGCTTCCTCAGTGGTGAGGTCGCGACCGGCGGCCTTTGCGCCGTCGATGGTTGCCTGCATCGCCTTCTGGAGGGCGAGCAGCTGTTCTTTCAGATTCATGATGAATCCTTTCTTGCCTGGGTTAGAGGCTTTGAACTAACTGGTTGACCGCCAGTGCCTTGGCGTGCTGGTGCATCGTCGGCTCCTCGACCTTGGCCGGTGAAGGCTCCTCGGTCTTGGCGTCGGACGTTCCGTCTGCCTTCTCCTGATCGGTTTTGAGCACATCGCCCAGCGCTGCGTAAGCTGCGCGGGCTTCCTGCTCGTCATCAGCCGAGAGACCTCGGCCTGCTTTCACGCCGGCCACGACGGAATCAACTGCCGCCTTGACTGCGAGGATTTCGGTCTCCTGATTCGCGCCCACGGGCACAATGGAGATCTCATGGATGCGGAGTTTCCGCAGCTCGTAGTAGGAGCCGCCGTCTTCCGCTTTGCGGTCCACCCACGCGCCTTCAACGACGTCGTAGGCGAAGCTCATCTGCCGGACGCGCTTCTCTTTGAGCAGCTTGTACGTCTGCTTGCCGGCGGCGGTTTCCAGATCCAACTGGCACCCGGACCACAGGCCGCGGTCGTCTTCCTTGGCCTCAGCAGCACCGAGGTTCATGAACGGGTCATCCATGCGGTGACGCCAGTACACGGGAATTGGGGCGTTCGCGCTGGCGTACTCTGCCAGGGACTCTTCGAAGGCGCCCTTCACAACCATGTCGCCATAGCTGTCCACGTTGCCGAAGATGGAGGCGTAGGCCTCGAAGTACCCTTCCTGCTTGTCGTCAAGGGCTTTGATCTCGACGTCAACTGTCTTGGTCTTCACGCTTTGCCTCCTTCAGGTGTCGCGTTTCTGCTGAGTCGTTGAATCTGCGGGCGATGATGCCCGCGGGGTCCGGTTCAAGCCC
This Paenarthrobacter sp. GOM3 DNA region includes the following protein-coding sequences:
- a CDS encoding phage major capsid protein, which translates into the protein MNLKEQLLALQKAMQATIDGAKAAGRDLTTEEASDIEAKGAEALELKNRIESIAKSEKALQDIVEFGKSDNSAEKGADDLSEVPLGERFMKSAPYQTFRKENPSGVGQGTPINIGSVRIGSMKDFFANRKALTSPQARIQNIRVPMVDQVERPNLTLLDVISRGETAGNFEYVQVTAVTRNAKIVPEATSGTDNAALKPVSELSTELADAKVYTYADGYDVTNQLLADAPAFGTYMNSELKYSLDSVIEDKLLNGSGASGEPKGILNTTGIQDLEFTGTGAIDLVKAVRRSITKVTRLNGGRVDAILLNPEDEEEIDLMQDAEGRFFGQGPFSIGPGTLWGRPRILSERIDPGTFLLGDFKQVALLDREGLSIMAFNQHKDYAQRNMTYVRAELRAAQVIWKPSRLVFGHRGTVQGG
- a CDS encoding HK97 family phage prohead protease, coding for MKTKTVDVEIKALDDKQEGYFEAYASIFGNVDSYGDMVVKGAFEESLAEYASANAPIPVYWRHRMDDPFMNLGAAEAKEDDRGLWSGCQLDLETAAGKQTYKLLKEKRVRQMSFAYDVVEGAWVDRKAEDGGSYYELRKLRIHEISIVPVGANQETEILAVKAAVDSVVAGVKAGRGLSADDEQEARAAYAALGDVLKTDQEKADGTSDAKTEEPSPAKVEEPTMHQHAKALAVNQLVQSL